From the Anaerobacillus alkaliphilus genome, the window GATGATGGAAGGAATTAGTGGGTATGTTCTATTAGCGGTTCCGCTGTTTATCTTTGCGGCAGATATCATGTCTACAGGACAAACATCGAAACGGCTATTAGATTTTGTTGGTTCGTTTATAGGTCATATTAGAGGTGGATTTGCTATTACGACGGCAGCCGCTTGTACGTTGTTTGGATCGATATCTGGTTCTACTCAGGCGACAGTTGTGGCAATTGGAAAGCCGATGCGCCAAAGATTACTATCGGTTGGCTATAAAGACTCACACGCCATTGCTCTAATTATTAACGCTAGCGATATCGCGTTGTTAATACCGCCTAGTATTGGAATGATCGTCTATGCGGTCGTCTCTGGTACGTCCGTAGGTGATTTGTTTATTGCTGGAATCGGGCCAGGGATACTCATATTTTTGTTTTTTGCCGTGTATAGCTACTTCCATGCAAAACGTTACAATATTCCTCTTGCAGATAAATCAACGTGGGTCGAGCGTTTACGCTTTACAAAGAAAGCTCTCTTCCCGTTAGGTTTTCCTGTCATTATCGTAGGAGGCATTTATTCAGGTGTTTTTACTCCGACAGAAGCTGCAGGGATATCGGTATTATATGCATTAATCCTAGAGTTGTTCGTTTTTCGTTCTATAAAAATAGTTGATGTCCCGAGGATTGCATTATCTACAGGTTTAGTCACGTCAGCGGTATTTGTTCTTGTTGCTGGAGGACAGGCGTTTTCTTGGGTAATTTCTTATGCAAGAATTCCACAACTAGTCACAGGTGCTGTCTTACCTGCAGATCCAACAGCGCTTAATGTCTTACTCATCGTTGCTATTTTCTTTTTTATTGGATGTATGTTTGTTGATCCAATTGTCGTTATTTTAATCTTAACGCCAATCTTTTACCCAGTAGCGATGGCGGCGGGTGTCGATCCGGTTCATTTAGGAGTAGTAATAACATTCCAAGCTGCCTTAGGTTCGGCAACTCCACCATTTGGTGTTGATATCTTTACTGCTAGTGCCGTATTCAACCGGTCGTACCTAGATGTGATAAGGGGCACACCTCCTTATATTGTCATGTTAATTATTGTGGCAATTTTAGTGATTTTGTTTGAAGAAATTTCGTTATTTTATCGTTACTTATTCTAGATTACTACCGGTTTACCGGTGTAAATAAAAAATTATGGGGGTATTTGATGATTTTGAAAAGAAAGCAATATTTACTGATTGTCTCGACATTTTTACTTAGTATTCTATTAGTAGCGTGTGGCTCTGATGCTACCGGAGGAGACGGAGAAGAAACATATAATTGGAAATTTGTAACCGAAGAACAACAAGGTCAAGTGCAATATGAATACGCAGCTGAATTTGCCGAACGACTCCACGAAAAATCTGATGGTAGAATTAACATGGAAGTTTACGAGTTTGGTGGGTTAGGAAGTGAAGTTAACCAAGTCGAATTATTACAAAGTGGCGGAGTTGAATTTGCAATTGTTTCGCCAGGGTTTACCGGTACAATGGTAAGTGAAGGTCAGCTGTTTGCCTTACACTTCTTGTTTACGGATGATATGAGACTAAATCAACAAATTCTAGATGAAAGTGAAGCCTTAAATGTGCACCTTACTGAAAAATATGAGCAATTCAACATTAAACCACTTGCTTATTGGACAGAAGGAGCTATGCAGTGGACTGGTGATCGACCGTTGACAACACCTGAGGATTTCCAAGGATTTAAAATGAGAACACAAACGTCTCCACTAATTCTTCGTTCTTATGAAGCATATGGCGCAGATCCTCAAGAATTAAGCTGGGGAGAATTGTATACGAGTCTTCAACAGGGGGTTGTTCAAGGACAAGAGAATCCAATCTTCTTTATTGAAGATGCCAAATTCCATGAAGTTCAAGACTATATGATGATCTCTGAGCATAATATCTATGTAGCAATGACTACAGTAAACACGGACTTCTTTGCTGCATTACCAACTGATATTCAAGACTTAATCCTTGAAACGGTAGAAGAAATGCGACCAGTCGCTTATGAGATGCAAGAAAGAATGAATGATGAGTTGTTGGGTGCGATTGAAAATAACGATCGTCATCCTACGGAAGTCATCGAGTTGACAGTAGAACAACGTGAAGCATTTAGAGAGAAAGCCCTTCCTGTTCGTGACTTTTTTATCGGAGAAGTTGGCGAGGACGGAAAGAAAATCCTTGAGATGTTAATAGAAGAAATCGAAGCAGCGACAAATTAATGTCACATTCTAGCTAGGCGAGTATGCCTAGCTATTTTTTTTTTTTTTTTTTTAGGTGAATATAATATATTGACATAATAATAAGTGGGTGGTAGGATGATTAATGTTTTAGCGCTTTAATAATTTATCAGAGTGAAGAAAAGGGGAAAAATGTATGAATTCAGTTTTGATCGCAGTACTTGCTATGCTAATACTGAGTTTACTTAGAGTTCACGTAGTGATTGCGTTAATACTTGGTTCAATGATTGGTGGTCTTGTAGCGGGTTTTTCAATTGTTGATACGGTTGAGATTTTTACAGGAGGGCTAGGTGGAAGTGCTACAGTCGCTCTTAGTTATGCTCTACTTGGTGGATTTGCTATAGCCATTTCAAAGACCGGTCTACCAAATGTAGTTGTGGAGTTTGCGGTAAAGCTTGTAGGTAGAGAAGGAGAAAGTAGAAAAAGAAGTCTTTCAAAAGTGTTACTTATTCTCGTTGTTTTAACTATTTCATGCTTTTCGCAAAATTTGATCCCAATTCATATTGCATTTATTCCTATTCTTATCCCGCCATTATTACAGGTTTTTAATGAGTTGAAAATAGATCGTCGTGCAATAGCAACTGTTATTACGTTTGGGTTAAAGGCCCCTTATATATTAATACCAGCTGGTTTTGGATTAATTTTTCATGAGATTATTCAAATCAACATGGCAGAAAGTGGGCTTGAAATAGCTCTGTCTGATATCCCGAAAGCGTTATTTATTCCAACCGTAGGAATGGTCGTTGGTTTGTTACTGGCTGTGTTATGGTCGTATCGTAAGAAAAGAGAGTACCAAAGTGTGAGTATGAATGAAGAAGTTGCAGTTACTCATGAGCCGGTATCGAAACGGGCGGTCATTGTTG encodes:
- a CDS encoding DctP family TRAP transporter solute-binding subunit, which produces MILKRKQYLLIVSTFLLSILLVACGSDATGGDGEETYNWKFVTEEQQGQVQYEYAAEFAERLHEKSDGRINMEVYEFGGLGSEVNQVELLQSGGVEFAIVSPGFTGTMVSEGQLFALHFLFTDDMRLNQQILDESEALNVHLTEKYEQFNIKPLAYWTEGAMQWTGDRPLTTPEDFQGFKMRTQTSPLILRSYEAYGADPQELSWGELYTSLQQGVVQGQENPIFFIEDAKFHEVQDYMMISEHNIYVAMTTVNTDFFAALPTDIQDLILETVEEMRPVAYEMQERMNDELLGAIENNDRHPTEVIELTVEQREAFREKALPVRDFFIGEVGEDGKKILEMLIEEIEAATN
- a CDS encoding TRAP transporter large permease, which encodes MVATLLIIMVVLLLLGFPMMIPLIAAPLVVLLIFFPNIDPIFMIQQMMEGISGYVLLAVPLFIFAADIMSTGQTSKRLLDFVGSFIGHIRGGFAITTAAACTLFGSISGSTQATVVAIGKPMRQRLLSVGYKDSHAIALIINASDIALLIPPSIGMIVYAVVSGTSVGDLFIAGIGPGILIFLFFAVYSYFHAKRYNIPLADKSTWVERLRFTKKALFPLGFPVIIVGGIYSGVFTPTEAAGISVLYALILELFVFRSIKIVDVPRIALSTGLVTSAVFVLVAGGQAFSWVISYARIPQLVTGAVLPADPTALNVLLIVAIFFFIGCMFVDPIVVILILTPIFYPVAMAAGVDPVHLGVVITFQAALGSATPPFGVDIFTASAVFNRSYLDVIRGTPPYIVMLIIVAILVILFEEISLFYRYLF
- a CDS encoding Na+/H+ antiporter family protein, which produces MNSVLIAVLAMLILSLLRVHVVIALILGSMIGGLVAGFSIVDTVEIFTGGLGGSATVALSYALLGGFAIAISKTGLPNVVVEFAVKLVGREGESRKRSLSKVLLILVVLTISCFSQNLIPIHIAFIPILIPPLLQVFNELKIDRRAIATVITFGLKAPYILIPAGFGLIFHEIIQINMAESGLEIALSDIPKALFIPTVGMVVGLLLAVLWSYRKKREYQSVSMNEEVAVTHEPVSKRAVIVAIGAIIIALVVQYETKSMIISALAGMFVLLFSGKVSIKSAENYLTDGMKMMAFIGFVMITASGFAAVIRETGHVDSLVEQSASLIGDQKGIAAILMLLVGLFITMGIGSSFSTIPIIATLFVPLALAVGFSPLATIALIGTAAALGDAGSPASDSTLGPTAGLNADGQHNHIWDTCVPTFLHFNLPLIAFGWIAAMIL